A region of Pyxidicoccus parkwaysis DNA encodes the following proteins:
- a CDS encoding pyridoxal phosphate-dependent aminotransferase codes for MKLARRLQAIKPSPTLALNSRAKALAAQGVDVVVLAAGEPDFDTPDYVKQAAVDAIRAGFTKYTATNGIPELREAVCRKLERDNGLRFTPEQVLVTSGGKQALYNFCQAVLDEGDEVLIFAPYWVSYPDMVHLAGATPVIVPTREEDGFAPDPDAIRRALTPRTRAVIINSPGNPTGAVYSRAALQGIADVLRPHDCFIVTDDIYEKLLYTDERLGISDVAPDLVPRLVVINALSKSHAMTGWRMGYVAGPRPLIAAMQLVQDQSTSNASSIGQKAALAALNGPPDTVTAMAKEYHARRDFFVAGLNALDGIKCRLPEGAFYALADVRGLYGRSFKGKPVTGSMQLSEILLDEFRVAAVPGDPFGAEGYIRMSFATSRAVLEKGLVRLGELVKALT; via the coding sequence ATGAAACTCGCTCGCCGGCTCCAGGCCATCAAGCCGTCTCCGACGCTCGCTCTCAACTCGCGCGCCAAGGCGCTCGCCGCCCAGGGTGTGGACGTGGTGGTGCTGGCGGCCGGCGAGCCGGACTTCGACACACCCGACTACGTGAAGCAGGCCGCGGTGGACGCCATCCGCGCGGGCTTCACCAAGTACACGGCCACCAACGGCATCCCCGAGCTGCGCGAGGCCGTCTGCCGCAAGCTCGAGCGCGACAACGGCCTGCGCTTCACGCCGGAGCAGGTGCTGGTGACGTCCGGCGGCAAGCAGGCGCTCTACAACTTCTGCCAGGCCGTGCTGGACGAGGGCGACGAGGTCCTCATCTTCGCCCCCTACTGGGTGAGCTACCCGGACATGGTGCACCTGGCGGGCGCCACGCCCGTCATCGTCCCCACGCGCGAGGAGGACGGCTTCGCGCCGGACCCGGACGCCATCCGCCGCGCGCTCACCCCGCGCACGCGCGCCGTCATCATCAACAGCCCGGGCAACCCCACCGGCGCCGTGTACTCGCGCGCCGCGCTCCAGGGCATCGCCGACGTGCTCCGCCCGCATGACTGCTTCATCGTCACGGACGACATCTACGAGAAGCTCCTCTACACCGACGAGCGCCTGGGCATCAGCGACGTGGCCCCGGACCTGGTGCCCCGGCTGGTGGTCATCAACGCGCTCAGCAAGTCGCACGCGATGACGGGCTGGCGCATGGGCTACGTGGCCGGGCCCCGGCCCCTGATTGCGGCCATGCAGTTGGTGCAGGACCAGTCCACGTCCAACGCCTCGTCCATCGGCCAGAAGGCGGCGCTCGCCGCGCTCAACGGGCCGCCGGACACCGTCACCGCCATGGCGAAGGAGTACCACGCGCGTCGTGACTTCTTCGTTGCGGGCCTCAACGCGCTGGATGGCATCAAGTGCCGCCTGCCCGAGGGCGCCTTCTACGCGCTCGCGGACGTGCGCGGGCTGTACGGCCGCAGCTTCAAGGGCAAGCCGGTGACGGGCTCCATGCAGCTGTCGGAAATCCTCCTCGACGAGTTCCGCGTCGCGGCGGTGCCGGGAGACCCGTTCGGCGCCGAGGGCTACATCCGCATGAGCTTCGCCACCTCGCGCGCCGTGCTGGAGAAGGGCCTCGTCCGCCTGGGCGAGCTGGTGAAGGCCCTCACCTAG
- the coaD gene encoding pantetheine-phosphate adenylyltransferase produces the protein MPAAIYPGSFDPLTNGHLSLIQRSLKMFDRLIVAIAVNPKKTPLFTEDERRQLIADACGNDPRVEVDAFHGLLVDYVRRRNVGVIIRGLRAVSDFEYEFQLANMNRKLAPDIETVFMMTGEDYFYISSQLVREVASFGGDVTGLVPDNVNQKLKAKFAGHK, from the coding sequence ATGCCGGCCGCCATCTATCCTGGTTCTTTTGATCCGCTCACCAACGGGCACCTGAGCCTCATCCAGCGCAGCCTGAAGATGTTCGATCGGCTCATCGTGGCCATCGCGGTGAACCCGAAGAAGACGCCCCTCTTCACCGAGGACGAGCGCCGCCAGCTCATCGCCGACGCGTGCGGCAATGACCCGCGCGTGGAGGTGGATGCCTTCCACGGTCTGCTGGTGGACTACGTGCGCCGGCGCAACGTGGGCGTCATCATCCGCGGCCTGCGCGCTGTGTCCGACTTCGAATACGAGTTCCAGCTCGCGAACATGAACCGCAAGCTGGCGCCGGACATCGAGACCGTCTTCATGATGACGGGTGAGGACTACTTCTACATCTCCTCGCAACTCGTCCGGGAGGTGGCCTCGTTTGGCGGCGACGTGACAGGACTCGTGCCGGACAATGTGAATCAGAAGCTGAAGGCGAAGTTCGCCGGACACAAGTAG
- the rsmD gene encoding 16S rRNA (guanine(966)-N(2))-methyltransferase RsmD, with translation MRIVAGTAKGRALAGPKPTSRHIRPTADRVRETLFNMLGQFLDGQSVLDLYAGTGALGLEAISRGAGRAVLVDQDREAQALCRENTNHLGFTSQVELLAQPVARALDTLGKRGERFELIFADPPYAARVVETVLEGVTGAGLVAPSGMVIVEHDKREPAPESHAGLTREDQRRFGDTLVSFYRAP, from the coding sequence ATGCGAATCGTGGCAGGCACCGCGAAGGGCCGCGCGCTGGCCGGCCCCAAGCCGACGTCGCGGCACATCCGTCCCACGGCGGACCGCGTCCGGGAGACGCTCTTCAACATGCTGGGCCAGTTCCTGGACGGCCAGTCCGTGCTGGACCTCTACGCCGGTACCGGGGCGCTGGGCCTGGAGGCCATCTCCCGTGGCGCCGGGCGCGCCGTGCTGGTGGACCAGGACCGCGAGGCCCAGGCCCTCTGCCGGGAGAACACCAACCACCTCGGCTTCACCTCGCAGGTGGAGTTGCTCGCGCAGCCCGTCGCCCGGGCGCTGGACACGCTGGGCAAGCGCGGCGAGCGCTTCGAGCTCATCTTCGCGGACCCGCCCTACGCGGCGCGTGTGGTGGAGACGGTGCTGGAGGGAGTAACGGGCGCGGGGCTGGTGGCACCGTCCGGAATGGTCATCGTCGAGCACGACAAGCGGGAGCCCGCGCCGGAGTCGCATGCCGGGCTCACCCGGGAGGACCAGCGCCGCTTCGGGGACACCCTGGTCAGCTTCTACCGGGCGCCTTGA
- a CDS encoding cation diffusion facilitator family transporter — translation MTTSTHTRGGSSHGHEHEHGEGHDHSHHHHHGHGHGHGHGPRKGSLAEERRKDRTRLIFALVLTATIALAEAVGGYLTNSLALLSDAGHMLTDVSALALSLLALWFAEKPADVKKTYGYYRMEILSALLNGVLLLGITVFILVEAWERFRAPAVVDLKPMALVATVGLVANLGALGFLHRTHSMNVRGAFLHVLGDTLSSVGVLIGAGIMAFTGWYVVDPLISVVISVVIVVGAVRLVRDAVDVLMEAVPAHVDMAHIRDIMLKVSGVTAVHDLHVWTISSGVYALSAHLVVQDPMVCNNDAILSAVKHELYDRFGIDHTTIQIESETYAHMGEVH, via the coding sequence GTGACTACCTCCACTCACACGCGCGGTGGATCCAGCCACGGCCACGAGCATGAGCACGGCGAGGGGCACGACCACTCGCACCATCACCACCATGGACATGGGCACGGCCATGGGCACGGTCCCCGGAAGGGGAGCCTGGCGGAGGAGCGGAGGAAGGACCGGACCCGGCTGATCTTCGCGCTGGTCCTCACGGCGACCATCGCGCTGGCGGAGGCGGTGGGCGGCTATCTGACGAACTCGCTGGCCCTCTTGTCCGACGCGGGCCACATGCTGACGGACGTGTCCGCGCTGGCGCTCAGCCTGTTGGCGCTGTGGTTCGCGGAGAAGCCCGCGGACGTGAAGAAGACGTACGGCTACTACCGGATGGAGATCCTGAGCGCGCTGCTCAACGGCGTGCTGCTGCTGGGCATCACGGTCTTCATCCTGGTGGAGGCGTGGGAGCGCTTCCGCGCGCCGGCGGTGGTGGACCTGAAGCCCATGGCGCTGGTGGCCACGGTGGGTCTGGTGGCGAACCTGGGCGCGCTGGGCTTCCTGCACCGGACGCACTCCATGAACGTGCGGGGCGCGTTCCTGCACGTGCTGGGGGACACGCTGTCGTCGGTGGGCGTGCTCATCGGCGCGGGCATCATGGCGTTCACCGGCTGGTACGTGGTGGACCCGCTCATCTCGGTGGTCATCTCCGTGGTCATCGTGGTTGGCGCGGTGCGGCTGGTGCGTGACGCGGTGGACGTGCTGATGGAGGCGGTGCCCGCGCACGTGGACATGGCGCACATCCGGGACATCATGCTGAAGGTGAGCGGCGTGACGGCCGTGCATGACCTGCACGTGTGGACCATCTCCAGCGGTGTGTACGCGCTGTCGGCGCACCTCGTGGTGCAGGACCCCATGGTCTGCAACAACGACGCGATTCTCTCGGCGGTGAAGCACGAGCTGTACGACCGCTTCGGCATCGACCACACCACGATTCAAATCGAGAGCGAGACCTACGCCCACATGGGCGAGGTCCACTGA
- a CDS encoding sigma 54-interacting transcriptional regulator, with amino-acid sequence MDFEKHLGLHTIIMLRDVIRKWWQVELSYADRHGVVHDWQRGEIVPPPNDFCRMSLSSKEGLRRCQQSVRLLHEKFKAGRKVRRALVHDCHLNFSIVGAPLYINNEYEGFLFVEGFARQPLNARDAELLKAKMLQFAPPNSDLDRAEDRVPVLDGAEVSKLSDLLEVAATEIANQELELSRREDPAQSLSSDLSDRYRFEKIIGRSGPMMEVFRLMEKVANSDSTVLINGESGTGKELVARAIHHNGPRKDMPFVVQNCSAFNDNLLESALFGHTRGSFTGALRDKKGLFEVADGGTFFLDEVGDMSPALQVKLLRVLQEGTFLPVGGTQLKDVNVRVIAATHKDLGELVKRGEFREDLYYRINVIRVQLPPLRERRDDMPILIDHFLRKHHRDGQRARGLAAEALAILGAYSWPGNIRELENEIERLLVLGGELENIPAELISSRIRDAVVPGGGPFIPPRAHGKLHEAVEALEREMIQQGLLRTRYNKSRLARELGISRSNLILKIARYGLDKGLPDDEAEMGEA; translated from the coding sequence ATGGACTTCGAGAAGCACCTGGGCCTGCACACCATCATCATGCTGAGAGATGTCATCCGCAAGTGGTGGCAGGTCGAGCTCTCGTACGCGGACCGGCACGGCGTCGTGCACGACTGGCAGCGCGGTGAAATCGTCCCGCCCCCCAATGACTTCTGCCGCATGTCGCTGTCCTCGAAGGAGGGACTGCGCCGCTGCCAGCAGTCGGTGCGGCTGCTCCACGAGAAGTTCAAGGCGGGCCGCAAGGTGCGCCGCGCGCTCGTCCATGACTGTCACCTCAACTTCAGCATCGTCGGCGCTCCCCTCTACATCAACAACGAGTACGAGGGCTTCCTCTTCGTCGAGGGCTTCGCGCGCCAGCCGCTCAACGCGCGCGACGCGGAGCTGCTCAAGGCGAAGATGCTCCAGTTCGCCCCGCCCAACTCGGACCTGGACCGCGCCGAGGACCGCGTGCCCGTGCTCGACGGCGCCGAGGTGAGCAAGCTGTCCGACCTGCTCGAGGTGGCCGCGACGGAGATCGCCAACCAGGAGCTGGAGCTGTCGCGCCGGGAGGACCCGGCGCAGTCGCTCTCCTCTGACTTGAGCGACCGCTACCGCTTCGAGAAAATCATCGGGCGCTCCGGGCCGATGATGGAGGTCTTCCGGCTGATGGAGAAGGTGGCCAACTCCGACTCCACCGTCCTCATCAACGGCGAGTCCGGCACCGGCAAGGAGCTGGTGGCCCGCGCCATCCACCACAACGGCCCGCGCAAGGACATGCCCTTCGTGGTGCAGAACTGCTCAGCCTTCAACGACAACCTCCTGGAGAGCGCCCTCTTCGGCCACACGCGCGGCTCGTTCACCGGCGCGCTGCGGGACAAGAAGGGCCTCTTCGAGGTGGCCGACGGCGGCACCTTCTTCCTGGACGAGGTGGGCGACATGTCCCCGGCGCTCCAGGTCAAGCTGCTGCGCGTGTTGCAGGAGGGCACCTTCCTCCCCGTGGGCGGCACCCAGCTCAAGGACGTCAACGTCCGCGTCATCGCCGCCACACACAAGGATCTGGGAGAGCTGGTGAAGCGGGGCGAGTTCCGCGAGGACCTCTACTACCGCATCAACGTCATCCGCGTGCAGCTGCCGCCCCTGCGCGAGCGCCGCGACGACATGCCCATCCTCATCGACCACTTCCTGCGCAAGCACCACCGCGACGGACAGCGCGCGCGGGGGCTGGCCGCGGAGGCGCTGGCCATCCTCGGGGCCTACTCGTGGCCGGGCAACATCCGCGAGCTGGAGAATGAAATCGAGCGGCTGCTCGTGCTGGGCGGAGAGCTGGAGAACATCCCGGCCGAGCTCATCTCCAGCCGCATCCGCGACGCCGTGGTGCCCGGCGGCGGGCCGTTCATCCCCCCGCGCGCGCACGGCAAGCTGCACGAGGCGGTGGAGGCGCTGGAGCGGGAGATGATTCAGCAGGGCCTCCTGCGCACCCGCTACAACAAGAGCCGGCTGGCCCGCGAGCTGGGCATCAGCCGCTCCAACCTCATCCTCAAGATTGCGCGCTACGGCCTGGACAAGGGCCTGCCCGACGACGAGGCCGAAATGGGAGAGGCATGA
- a CDS encoding alpha/beta fold hydrolase — protein sequence MSPEALYFHQDMLRVPDGAELYYQSTGDGLPGMVLCDGLGCDGFAWKYLAPFLARRHRVLRWHYRGHGRSGIPDDRTRIGMLYTCDDLRRIMDAAGLERAVVFGHSMGVQVALEFHRRYASRVAGLVLVCGSYGNPLDTFHDSTVLKRLFPLIRRVVERYPEESARIIHAALRTELTVQLAITLEMNRERIARNDLAPYFDHLARMDPVVFVRTLDSLSEHNAWDHLPHVDVPTLVVAGERDRFTPGWISRKMADRIPGAELLLIPEGTHTAPLEAPGQVEVRVERFLRERLGVRTAASPPPAPLEAESPSEAPEAPGKAAASSPGS from the coding sequence ATGAGCCCCGAAGCGCTCTACTTCCATCAGGACATGCTGCGCGTCCCCGACGGCGCGGAGCTGTACTACCAGTCCACCGGTGACGGCCTGCCCGGCATGGTGCTGTGCGACGGCCTGGGCTGCGACGGCTTCGCGTGGAAGTACCTGGCCCCCTTCCTCGCCCGCCGCCACCGCGTGCTGCGTTGGCACTACCGGGGGCATGGCCGCTCCGGCATTCCAGATGACCGCACGCGCATCGGCATGCTGTACACGTGCGATGACTTACGCCGCATCATGGACGCCGCGGGCCTGGAGCGCGCCGTCGTCTTCGGCCACTCCATGGGCGTGCAGGTGGCGCTGGAGTTCCACCGCCGCTACGCCAGCCGCGTGGCCGGGCTCGTCCTGGTGTGCGGCAGCTACGGCAACCCGCTGGACACCTTCCACGACTCCACCGTCCTCAAGCGCCTCTTCCCGCTCATCCGCCGCGTGGTGGAGCGCTACCCGGAGGAGTCCGCGCGCATCATCCACGCCGCGCTCCGCACCGAGCTCACGGTGCAGCTCGCAATCACCCTGGAGATGAACCGCGAGCGCATCGCCCGCAACGACCTGGCCCCCTACTTCGACCACCTGGCCCGCATGGACCCCGTCGTCTTCGTGCGCACGCTGGACTCGCTGTCCGAGCACAACGCGTGGGACCACCTGCCCCACGTGGACGTGCCCACCCTGGTCGTCGCGGGCGAGCGCGACAGGTTCACCCCCGGGTGGATTTCCCGGAAGATGGCCGACCGGATTCCGGGCGCTGAGTTGCTCCTCATCCCGGAGGGCACCCACACCGCCCCCCTGGAGGCGCCCGGGCAGGTGGAGGTGCGGGTGGAGCGCTTCCTCCGCGAGCGGCTGGGCGTGCGCACGGCCGCCAGCCCGCCCCCCGCTCCGCTGGAGGCGGAATCGCCGTCCGAGGCCCCGGAGGCTCCGGGCAAGGCGGCCGCCTCGTCCCCCGGCTCCTGA
- the typA gene encoding translational GTPase TypA — protein MIPRENIRNIAIVAHVDHGKTTLVDHLLRQAGTFRSNEHVAERVMDSNDLEREKGITILAKNTAVSYKGMQINIIDTPGHADFGGEVERGLRLVDGVVLLVDAAEGPLPQTRFVLTKALAMGLKTVLVINKIDRQDARAPEVLDQVYSLYIDLGADDKQLEMPVLYTVARQGQASTQLDVPGKTLEPLFDAIIRHIPPPPASEEKSPQLLVANLDYDDYVGRLAVGRVQAGRLTPNMPVSVVREGGKVQPGKIVKLYGFSGLKRVEIADAGPGEIVSIAGIEEVSIGDTIGDPEKPVALPRITVDEPTMMMIFKVNDGPLAGKEGKFVTSRNLRERLYREAYRNVAVRVEDTETPDAFRVVGRGELALAVIIENMRREGYELTASNPEPITKTIDGTVHEPMELLFCDVPETSVGAVTERLGPRKGRMVDMESLGSGRTRLKFRIPARGLIGFRNEFLTITRGEGIMSSQFDGYEPWFGYIPKRQNGAMVSDRLGDTVPYALFSIQERGALFVGAGVTVYEGMIIGEHAHPSELNVNCCREKKLTNIRAAGRDENVILTPPREMGLEKALEWIADDELVEVTPKSVRMRKKALAVGERYRAERDRKREERAAGE, from the coding sequence ATGATTCCTCGCGAAAACATCCGAAACATCGCCATCGTCGCCCACGTTGACCATGGCAAGACCACGCTCGTCGATCACCTGCTGCGCCAGGCGGGCACTTTCCGTAGCAACGAGCACGTCGCCGAACGGGTGATGGACTCGAACGACCTCGAGCGCGAGAAGGGCATCACCATTCTCGCGAAGAACACCGCGGTCAGCTACAAGGGCATGCAGATCAACATCATCGACACCCCGGGTCACGCCGACTTCGGTGGTGAGGTGGAGCGGGGTCTGCGCCTCGTGGACGGCGTCGTGCTGCTGGTGGACGCCGCCGAAGGTCCCCTGCCCCAGACGCGCTTCGTGCTCACCAAGGCCCTGGCCATGGGCCTGAAGACGGTGCTTGTCATCAACAAGATCGACCGCCAGGACGCTCGCGCGCCCGAGGTGCTCGATCAGGTCTACTCGCTCTACATCGACCTGGGCGCGGACGATAAGCAGCTCGAGATGCCCGTGCTCTACACGGTGGCGCGTCAGGGCCAGGCCTCCACGCAGCTGGACGTGCCGGGCAAGACGCTGGAGCCGCTGTTCGACGCCATCATCCGCCACATCCCGCCTCCGCCCGCCTCGGAGGAGAAGTCCCCGCAGCTGCTCGTGGCCAACCTGGACTACGACGACTATGTGGGCCGTCTCGCCGTGGGCCGCGTGCAGGCAGGTCGCCTGACGCCCAACATGCCCGTCTCAGTCGTGCGCGAGGGGGGCAAGGTCCAGCCTGGCAAGATCGTCAAGCTGTACGGCTTCTCCGGCCTGAAGCGCGTCGAGATCGCCGACGCGGGCCCGGGCGAAATCGTCTCCATCGCCGGCATCGAGGAGGTGTCCATCGGCGACACCATCGGTGACCCGGAGAAGCCGGTGGCCCTGCCCCGCATCACCGTGGACGAGCCCACGATGATGATGATCTTCAAGGTCAACGACGGGCCGCTCGCGGGCAAGGAGGGCAAGTTCGTCACCTCCCGCAACCTGCGTGAGCGCCTCTACCGCGAGGCCTACCGCAACGTGGCCGTCCGCGTGGAGGACACCGAGACGCCGGACGCGTTCCGCGTGGTGGGCCGCGGCGAGCTCGCGCTGGCCGTCATCATCGAGAACATGCGCCGCGAGGGCTACGAGCTGACGGCCTCCAACCCGGAGCCCATCACGAAGACCATCGACGGCACCGTGCACGAGCCCATGGAGCTGCTCTTCTGCGACGTGCCGGAGACCAGCGTGGGCGCGGTGACGGAGCGCCTGGGGCCCCGCAAGGGCCGCATGGTGGACATGGAGAGCCTGGGCTCGGGCCGCACCCGCCTCAAGTTCCGCATCCCCGCGCGCGGCCTCATCGGCTTCCGCAACGAGTTCCTCACCATTACCCGTGGTGAGGGCATCATGAGCAGCCAGTTCGACGGGTACGAGCCGTGGTTCGGCTACATCCCGAAGCGTCAGAACGGCGCCATGGTCTCCGACCGCCTGGGCGACACCGTTCCCTACGCGCTGTTCAGCATCCAGGAGCGCGGCGCGCTGTTCGTGGGCGCCGGCGTCACCGTGTACGAGGGCATGATCATCGGCGAGCACGCCCACCCCTCCGAGCTGAACGTCAACTGCTGCCGCGAGAAGAAGCTCACCAACATCCGCGCCGCCGGCCGCGACGAGAACGTCATCCTCACTCCGCCCCGCGAGATGGGGCTGGAGAAGGCGCTCGAGTGGATTGCCGACGACGAGCTGGTGGAGGTGACGCCCAAGTCCGTGCGCATGCGCAAGAAGGCGCTGGCCGTGGGTGAGCGCTACCGCGCCGAGCGCGACCGCAAGCGCGAGGAGCGCGCCGCGGGCGAGTAG
- a CDS encoding isopenicillin N synthase family dioxygenase — protein sequence MSELQTFVLPDAVTGQPSDIELAGQMIRAWRRDGIFQVAMSDEQEIKTERALEASRRFFRLPLEAKAKCVSDLTYSGYIASGEEVTAGEADYSEIFTVCKDVSLEDPRVYGKWPCHGPAPWPDEDYRQRMAAFTGELGSVGERLLELTALGLGLEPDALTRLTRDGWHHMRVLRFPALTSRTARGIGAHTDYGLLVIAAQDDVGGLLIRPPVEGEQRNRNWLPGESTAGMYENEEPWTFVTPVPKVLTVFPGDILQFLTNGHLLSTPHKVRLNTRERYSMAYFHEPAFDTCIRPLLGPPSRELIHYGTHFTNMFMRCYPDRVTTRRILEESRLTTLAWLREASMVSSAPVRVHSRAMT from the coding sequence ATGAGTGAATTGCAGACGTTCGTCCTGCCCGACGCCGTCACCGGGCAGCCCTCTGATATAGAATTGGCCGGCCAGATGATTCGCGCGTGGCGACGCGACGGCATCTTCCAGGTCGCCATGAGCGATGAGCAGGAAATCAAGACGGAGCGCGCCCTCGAGGCGAGCCGCCGCTTCTTCCGTCTGCCATTGGAGGCCAAGGCGAAGTGCGTCAGTGACTTGACCTACAGCGGCTACATCGCGTCTGGCGAAGAAGTCACCGCGGGCGAGGCCGACTACTCGGAGATCTTCACCGTCTGCAAGGACGTGTCACTGGAGGACCCGCGCGTGTACGGGAAGTGGCCCTGCCACGGCCCCGCGCCGTGGCCCGACGAGGACTACCGCCAGCGCATGGCGGCCTTCACCGGTGAGTTGGGCTCCGTCGGTGAGCGGTTGCTGGAGTTGACGGCGCTGGGTCTGGGTTTGGAGCCCGACGCGCTGACACGGCTGACACGGGATGGCTGGCACCACATGCGCGTGCTGCGCTTCCCCGCCCTGACGTCCAGGACGGCGCGAGGCATTGGCGCCCATACGGACTACGGCTTGCTGGTCATCGCCGCGCAGGATGACGTGGGAGGACTGCTCATCCGCCCGCCGGTGGAGGGCGAGCAGCGGAACCGGAACTGGCTGCCTGGCGAGAGCACCGCCGGCATGTATGAGAATGAGGAGCCATGGACCTTCGTCACGCCCGTGCCGAAGGTGCTCACCGTGTTCCCCGGCGACATCCTCCAATTCCTGACGAACGGCCATCTGCTCTCCACGCCGCACAAGGTCCGGCTCAACACGCGGGAGCGCTACTCGATGGCGTACTTCCACGAGCCCGCCTTCGACACGTGCATCCGGCCGCTGCTGGGGCCTCCGAGCAGGGAGCTCATCCACTACGGCACGCACTTCACGAACATGTTCATGCGCTGCTACCCGGACCGCGTCACCACGCGGCGCATCCTCGAGGAGAGCCGCCTGACGACGCTGGCGTGGCTGCGGGAGGCCTCGATGGTCTCCTCCGCACCGGTGCGGGTGCACAGCCGGGCCATGACGTAG
- a CDS encoding APC family permease, producing the protein MRISLRSFLLGRPIPNGEEEEQKIGPLSGIPVLGLDALASAAYGPEAALTLLLVLGAASLHYIGPLMVAIVALLLVVQFSYRQTIAAYPDGGGSYSVARENLGTKPSLLAASALMFDYLLNVAVAISAGVGALVSAVPALFPFMLLLCLALLALLTVVNLRGIRTTGALFMSPTYLFVGCLGITFAVGLVKTLAAHGHPQAVVAPPPLPASTATASLWLLAHAFANGCTAMTGVEAVSNGVPLFREPRTRNAQRTLAAIIGILVTLLLGEAWLCHTYGIGATPPGRPGYQSVLSQLVAAVAGRGVFYYVSIGAIVTVLCLSANTSFAGFPRICRLLALDGYLPAGFAHSGRRLVYSTGIIVLSLLSAALLIAFGGVTDRLIPLFAVGALSAFTLSQAGMVQHWRRMGGDKGRRYRWVNGVGAAATAVTLCVVAVAKFTEGAWLTFIFIPLTYTLLRGTRAHQARVASVISVDKPMEAGTLEPPVVVVPIKHLDQMVEKGLRFAMSISSEVHAVQVRAHPEECENLEARWPAQVEQPLRTAGQPVPKLVVLQSSYRSLVDPLLGYVRGLAAAHPNRFVAVLVPEFIERRWYHYILHSHTATLLKMMLLFRGGPQVVVINAPWYLRERRRRPVGIATSPRTARSRASGRRRGSTRSPAGLA; encoded by the coding sequence ATGCGCATCTCGCTGAGAAGCTTCCTCCTGGGCAGGCCCATCCCGAATGGAGAGGAGGAGGAGCAGAAGATTGGGCCCCTCTCGGGCATCCCCGTGCTCGGACTGGATGCGCTGGCCTCGGCCGCGTACGGCCCCGAAGCAGCGCTCACCCTGCTGCTCGTCCTGGGAGCGGCGAGCCTCCACTACATCGGCCCGCTGATGGTGGCCATCGTCGCGCTGCTGCTCGTCGTGCAGTTCTCCTACCGGCAGACGATCGCCGCCTACCCTGACGGGGGAGGCTCCTACTCGGTGGCACGGGAGAATCTGGGCACGAAGCCATCGCTTCTGGCGGCCTCGGCCCTGATGTTCGACTACCTGCTCAACGTCGCGGTCGCCATCTCCGCTGGCGTCGGAGCCCTGGTCTCCGCCGTGCCCGCGTTGTTCCCCTTTATGCTGCTGCTCTGCCTGGCGCTGCTGGCCCTGCTGACGGTGGTCAACCTGCGAGGCATCCGCACCACGGGCGCGCTGTTCATGTCTCCCACGTACCTGTTCGTGGGGTGCCTGGGCATCACCTTCGCGGTGGGGCTCGTCAAGACGCTGGCGGCGCACGGCCATCCCCAGGCCGTGGTCGCCCCACCTCCGCTGCCAGCGAGCACGGCCACCGCGAGCCTCTGGCTCCTGGCTCACGCCTTCGCCAACGGCTGCACCGCCATGACGGGAGTGGAAGCCGTCAGCAACGGCGTGCCCCTGTTCCGGGAGCCGCGCACGCGGAACGCCCAGCGGACGCTCGCGGCCATCATCGGCATCCTCGTCACCCTGCTCCTCGGCGAGGCATGGCTGTGCCACACCTATGGCATTGGCGCGACACCTCCCGGACGCCCCGGGTACCAGAGTGTCCTGTCACAGCTCGTCGCCGCCGTCGCCGGACGAGGCGTCTTCTATTACGTCTCCATCGGCGCCATCGTCACGGTGCTCTGCCTGTCCGCCAACACCAGCTTCGCGGGCTTCCCTCGCATCTGCCGCTTGCTCGCGCTGGACGGCTATCTCCCGGCCGGCTTCGCGCACTCCGGTCGGCGGCTGGTCTACTCCACGGGCATCATCGTCCTGTCCCTGCTGTCCGCGGCCCTGCTGATTGCCTTCGGGGGCGTGACGGACCGCCTCATTCCCCTCTTCGCGGTGGGAGCCCTCTCTGCTTTCACCCTCTCCCAGGCGGGCATGGTGCAGCACTGGCGGCGCATGGGCGGTGACAAGGGGCGACGCTATCGCTGGGTGAACGGAGTGGGCGCGGCGGCAACCGCCGTCACCCTGTGCGTGGTCGCCGTGGCCAAGTTCACCGAAGGCGCCTGGCTGACCTTCATCTTCATTCCCCTGACGTACACCCTCCTCCGAGGCACGCGCGCCCACCAGGCCAGGGTGGCCAGCGTCATCTCCGTGGACAAGCCGATGGAGGCCGGCACTCTCGAGCCACCGGTCGTGGTGGTCCCCATCAAGCACCTCGACCAGATGGTCGAGAAGGGACTGCGCTTCGCGATGTCCATCTCCTCCGAAGTCCACGCCGTCCAGGTTCGAGCGCACCCGGAGGAGTGTGAGAACCTCGAAGCACGTTGGCCAGCCCAGGTCGAGCAACCGCTGCGGACCGCGGGCCAGCCGGTGCCGAAGCTCGTGGTGCTCCAGTCCTCGTACCGGAGCCTCGTGGACCCGCTCCTCGGCTATGTCCGGGGACTGGCGGCCGCACATCCGAACCGATTCGTCGCGGTCCTCGTCCCGGAGTTCATCGAGCGCCGCTGGTACCACTACATCCTCCACAGCCACACGGCGACGCTGCTGAAGATGATGCTCCTGTTTCGCGGAGGGCCGCAGGTCGTGGTCATCAACGCGCCCTGGTACCTGCGCGAGCGCAGGCGCAGACCGGTGGGCATCGCGACCTCTCCGCGCACGGCCCGGTCGCGCGCATCCGGGCGAAGACGCGGCTCCACCCGAAGCCCCGCTGGCCTCGCTTAA